A single genomic interval of Natator depressus isolate rNatDep1 chromosome 14, rNatDep2.hap1, whole genome shotgun sequence harbors:
- the LOC141998349 gene encoding olfactory receptor 5AP2-like: protein MANPKQGNQTFITEFILLGFGTLPELQILFLLFLMIYIATMAINLLIVALVVTDQCLHTPMYFFLGNLSCLETYYTSTILPRMLVSLLTEDRTISFNACVTQYYFFGSMAATECLLLAVMSYDRYLAIRKPLHYSACMRGRSCLQLAGGAWIGGFLGNSITTLSISQLTFCGPNGIDHFFCDLIPLVKLSCNDPQLMEMLTFTLCLIFTLVPFLLTLMSYICIIMTILRIPSTMGRQRAFSTCSSHLIVVTIYYGTLLIAYMFPATNTLRDFRKVLSVIYTILTPLVNPLIYSLRNKEVKEALRKAHRKCRVGQC, encoded by the coding sequence ATGGCGAACCCAAAACAGGGAAATCAAACGTTCATCACAGAATTCATCCTTCTGGGATTTGGCACTCTCCCTGAACTTCAGATCCTTTTCCTGCTGTTTCTCATGATCTACATTGCAACCATGGCCATTAACCTCCTCATCGTGGCGCTAGTTGTGACAGATCAGtgccttcacacccccatgtacttctttcTGGGGAACTTGTCCTGTTTGGAGACCTACTACACCTCAACCATCCTGCCAAGGATGCTGGTCAGTCTCCTGACTGAGGACAGGACTATTTCATTCAATGCATGTGTCACACAGTATTATTTCTTTGGTTCTATGGCTGCCACAGAATGCCTTCTCTTAGCCGTGATGTCTTATGATCGGTATTTAGCCATCCGCAAACCACTTCACTATTCAGCCTGTATGAGAGGCAGGTCTTGCCTCCAGCTTGCAGGTGGCGCTTGGATAGGTGGCTTCCTAGGTAATAGCATAACAACATTGTCGATATCACAGTTAACTTTCTGTGGCCCCAATGGTATTGACCATTTCTTTTGTGATCTTATCCCCCTTGTAAAACTCTCCTGCAATGATCCTCAGCTGATGGAAATGTTGACTTTCACACTCTGCTTGATTTTCACACTGGTCCCATTCCTACTTACCTTGATGTCCTACATCTGCATCATTATGACCATCCTAAGAATCCCTTCCACCATGGGGAGACAAAGggccttttccacctgctcctcccacctcatTGTGGTGACCATTTATTATGGAACTCTACTGATTGCCTATATGTTCCCAGCAACCAACACACTGAGAGACTTCAGGAAAGTTCTCTCTGTCATCTACACTATCCTGACTCCCCTGGTCAATCcactcatctacagcctgagaaacaaagaGGTCAAGGAGGCCCTGAGGAAAGCTCACAGGAAATGCAGGGTTGGACAATGCTAG